Proteins found in one Apostichopus japonicus isolate 1M-3 chromosome 16, ASM3797524v1, whole genome shotgun sequence genomic segment:
- the LOC139982212 gene encoding uncharacterized protein isoform X5 has protein sequence MSYTRKNYAFSSQYKAYNPQVPAFLHDRPRAFVKHCLTKISAAAHYKSKDVQKVGENIFQVKSENSLQWYEVFLGDSKSFPKCQCAAFMENLMPCKHLFAIFAHSDATWNSLSPLYENSAYFNLDLSFLSKEVQYKSCLRDDQEVDTGSPVQQEDETDISGEEASTCNRYIHSTRKCLREKLKVLQDLSFLSSDVDVMSNVISQLTLACAELEQTIPRESQLPLHQSGKKSALRPLPQRKKKMKKAKQSKMTNRTDPPPKKRVHFEATGSGDKSSETDQLLQELKQSERTNLKRIHKEQRYHVCGEVLEYDDFKSLIYPNWLNDKVMNAYLSVLRSQCNTSDTNHVFIIPSYLAVLWDAGRFNTWMMREINLVMCKWIFMPINITNNHWILLVANVPQMSVSILDSMDTGKGLSYVGKWKML, from the exons ATGTCCTACACAAGAAAAAACTATGCCTTCAGTAGCCAGTACAAGGCATACAAcccacaagtgccagcatttttGCATGATCGACCGAGAGCCTTTGTTAAGCACTGCCTGACAAAGATAAGTGCGGCCGCTCACTACAAATCAAAGGATGTCCAAAAGGTTGGTGAAAATATTTTTCAGgtgaaaagtgaaaattcctTACAATGGTATGAAGTGTTCCTTGGGGACTCAAAATCATTCCCCAAATGTCAATGTGCTGCATTTATGGAGAACCTCATGCCATGCAAACATCTCTTTGCAATATTTGCACACAGTGATGCCACCTGGAACAGCCTGAGTCCACTGTATGAAAACAGTGCATATTTTAACCTGGACTTGAGTTTTCTTTCAAAGGAAGTTCAGTACAAATCTTGCCTAAGAGATGATCAAGAAGTTGATACTGGGAGCCCTGTCCAACAGGAAGATGAGACAGACATCAGTGGTGAAGAAGCCAGTACCTGCAATCGGTATATCCATTCTACCCGGAAGTGCCTCAGAGAAAAACTGAAGGTTCTGCAGGATCTctcttttctctcctctgaTGTTGATGTCATGTCAAATGTCATCTCCCAACTCACACTGGCATGTGCTGAACTGGAACAGACCATACCAAGAGAAAGCCAGTTGCCTCTACACCAGTCTGGCAAGAAATCAGCCCTTCGTCCACTGcctcaaagaaagaaaaagatgaaaaaggCAAAACAGTCAAAGATGACAAACAGAACAG acccaccccccaaaaagAGGGTACATTTCGAAGCAACAGGCAGTGGTGACAAATCCAGTG AGACAGACCAACTCTTGCAAGAATTAAAACAATCTGAGAGGACCAACCTAAAAAGGATTCACAAGGAGCAACGTTACCATGTGTGTGGGGAGGTGTTGGAATACGATGATTTCAAAAGCCTTATCTACCCAAACTGGCTCAATGACAAG GTAATGAATGCATACCTCTCTGTACTACGTTCACAATGTAATACAAGTGATACCAACCACGTCTTCATCATCCCATCGTATCTAGCAGTTTTATGGGATGCTGGGAGATTTAACACATGGATGATGCGAGAG ATAAATCTGGTCATGTGTAAATGGATCTTCATGCCCATTAACATCACTAACAACCATTGGATTCTCTTGGTGGCCAATGTTCCACAGATGTCTGTGTCAATTCTTGACTCAATGGACACTGGAAAGGGTCTATCCTATGTAGGAAAATGGAA AATGCTTTAG
- the LOC139982212 gene encoding uncharacterized protein isoform X6, with translation MAWHMSDPPPKKRVHFEATGSGDKSSETDQLLQELKQSERTNLKRIHKEQRYHVCGEVLEYDDFKSLIYPNWLNDKVMNAYLSVLRSQCNTSDTNHVFIIPSYLAVLWDAGRFNTWMMREINLVMCKWIFMPINITNNHWILLVANVPQMSVSILDSMDTGKGLSYVGKWKKFMHNRSRLVGELDGEWKTGHLMSAQQKDGNSCGPFVLMNALALTRDSLLESLTHEHVLLTRKYVFTILKKNALKPPGLRKKCDMPGCLQPEIPAMWVACDVCGRWCHFLCVGMKKKPMQEYLCPICIAQYR, from the exons ATGGCTTGGCATATGTCAG acccaccccccaaaaagAGGGTACATTTCGAAGCAACAGGCAGTGGTGACAAATCCAGTG AGACAGACCAACTCTTGCAAGAATTAAAACAATCTGAGAGGACCAACCTAAAAAGGATTCACAAGGAGCAACGTTACCATGTGTGTGGGGAGGTGTTGGAATACGATGATTTCAAAAGCCTTATCTACCCAAACTGGCTCAATGACAAG GTAATGAATGCATACCTCTCTGTACTACGTTCACAATGTAATACAAGTGATACCAACCACGTCTTCATCATCCCATCGTATCTAGCAGTTTTATGGGATGCTGGGAGATTTAACACATGGATGATGCGAGAG ATAAATCTGGTCATGTGTAAATGGATCTTCATGCCCATTAACATCACTAACAACCATTGGATTCTCTTGGTGGCCAATGTTCCACAGATGTCTGTGTCAATTCTTGACTCAATGGACACTGGAAAGGGTCTATCCTATGTAGGAAAATGGAA GAAGTTCATGCATAATCGCTCAAGGCTAGTTGGAGAGCTTGATGGAGAATGGAAGACTGGACATTTGATGTCAGCCCAACAGAAAGATGGGAACTCATGTGGGCCTTTTGTATTAATG AATGCTTTAGCATTGACTCGAGACAGCCTTTTAGAAAGTCTTACACATGAGCATGTACTGCTGACGAGGAAGTATGTCTTCACCATACTTAAGAAGAATGCATTGAAACCACCAGGGCTGAGGAAAAAGTGTGACATGCCTGGATGTCTTCAGCCTGAAATACCTGCAATGTGGGTAGCATGTGATGTATGTGGAAGATGGTGTCATTTCCTTTGTGtgggaatgaagaaaaaacccaTGCAAGAGTATTTGTGTCCCATATGCATAGCTCAATATAGATAG
- the LOC139982212 gene encoding uncharacterized protein isoform X3, translating to MSYTRKNYAFSSQYKAYNPQVPAFLHDRPRAFVKHCLTKISAAAHYKSKDVQKVGENIFQVKSENSLQWYEVFLGDSKSFPKCQCAAFMENLMPCKHLFAIFAHSDATWNSLSPLYENSAYFNLDLSFLSKEVQYKSCLRDDQEVDTGSPVQQEDETDISGEEASTCNRYIHSTRKCLREKLKVLQDLSFLSSDVDVMSNVISQLTLACAELEQTIPRESQLPLHQSGKKSALRPLPQRKKKMKKAKQSKMTNRTDPPPKKRVHFEATGSGDKSSETDQLLQELKQSERTNLKRIHKEQRYHVCGEVLEYDDFKSLIYPNWLNDKINLVMCKWIFMPINITNNHWILLVANVPQMSVSILDSMDTGKGLSYVGKWKKFMHNRSRLVGELDGEWKTGHLMSAQQKDGNSCGPFVLMNALALTRDSLLESLTHEHVLLTRKYVFTILKKNALKPPGLRKKCDMPGCLQPEIPAMWVACDVCGRWCHFLCVGMKKKPMQEYLCPICIAQYR from the exons ATGTCCTACACAAGAAAAAACTATGCCTTCAGTAGCCAGTACAAGGCATACAAcccacaagtgccagcatttttGCATGATCGACCGAGAGCCTTTGTTAAGCACTGCCTGACAAAGATAAGTGCGGCCGCTCACTACAAATCAAAGGATGTCCAAAAGGTTGGTGAAAATATTTTTCAGgtgaaaagtgaaaattcctTACAATGGTATGAAGTGTTCCTTGGGGACTCAAAATCATTCCCCAAATGTCAATGTGCTGCATTTATGGAGAACCTCATGCCATGCAAACATCTCTTTGCAATATTTGCACACAGTGATGCCACCTGGAACAGCCTGAGTCCACTGTATGAAAACAGTGCATATTTTAACCTGGACTTGAGTTTTCTTTCAAAGGAAGTTCAGTACAAATCTTGCCTAAGAGATGATCAAGAAGTTGATACTGGGAGCCCTGTCCAACAGGAAGATGAGACAGACATCAGTGGTGAAGAAGCCAGTACCTGCAATCGGTATATCCATTCTACCCGGAAGTGCCTCAGAGAAAAACTGAAGGTTCTGCAGGATCTctcttttctctcctctgaTGTTGATGTCATGTCAAATGTCATCTCCCAACTCACACTGGCATGTGCTGAACTGGAACAGACCATACCAAGAGAAAGCCAGTTGCCTCTACACCAGTCTGGCAAGAAATCAGCCCTTCGTCCACTGcctcaaagaaagaaaaagatgaaaaaggCAAAACAGTCAAAGATGACAAACAGAACAG acccaccccccaaaaagAGGGTACATTTCGAAGCAACAGGCAGTGGTGACAAATCCAGTG AGACAGACCAACTCTTGCAAGAATTAAAACAATCTGAGAGGACCAACCTAAAAAGGATTCACAAGGAGCAACGTTACCATGTGTGTGGGGAGGTGTTGGAATACGATGATTTCAAAAGCCTTATCTACCCAAACTGGCTCAATGACAAG ATAAATCTGGTCATGTGTAAATGGATCTTCATGCCCATTAACATCACTAACAACCATTGGATTCTCTTGGTGGCCAATGTTCCACAGATGTCTGTGTCAATTCTTGACTCAATGGACACTGGAAAGGGTCTATCCTATGTAGGAAAATGGAA GAAGTTCATGCATAATCGCTCAAGGCTAGTTGGAGAGCTTGATGGAGAATGGAAGACTGGACATTTGATGTCAGCCCAACAGAAAGATGGGAACTCATGTGGGCCTTTTGTATTAATG AATGCTTTAGCATTGACTCGAGACAGCCTTTTAGAAAGTCTTACACATGAGCATGTACTGCTGACGAGGAAGTATGTCTTCACCATACTTAAGAAGAATGCATTGAAACCACCAGGGCTGAGGAAAAAGTGTGACATGCCTGGATGTCTTCAGCCTGAAATACCTGCAATGTGGGTAGCATGTGATGTATGTGGAAGATGGTGTCATTTCCTTTGTGtgggaatgaagaaaaaacccaTGCAAGAGTATTTGTGTCCCATATGCATAGCTCAATATAGATAG
- the LOC139982212 gene encoding uncharacterized protein isoform X1, which produces MSYTRKNYAFSSQYKAYNPQVPAFLHDRPRAFVKHCLTKISAAAHYKSKDVQKVGENIFQVKSENSLQWYEVFLGDSKSFPKCQCAAFMENLMPCKHLFAIFAHSDATWNSLSPLYENSAYFNLDLSFLSKEVQYKSCLRDDQEVDTGSPVQQEDETDISGEEASTCNRYIHSTRKCLREKLKVLQDLSFLSSDVDVMSNVISQLTLACAELEQTIPRESQLPLHQSGKKSALRPLPQRKKKMKKAKQSKMTNRTDPPPKKRVHFEATGSGDKSSETDQLLQELKQSERTNLKRIHKEQRYHVCGEVLEYDDFKSLIYPNWLNDKVMNAYLSVLRSQCNTSDTNHVFIIPSYLAVLWDAGRFNTWMMREINLVMCKWIFMPINITNNHWILLVANVPQMSVSILDSMDTGKGLSYVGKWKKFMHNRSRLVGELDGEWKTGHLMSAQQKDGNSCGPFVLMNALALTRDSLLESLTHEHVLLTRKYVFTILKKNALKPPGLRKKCDMPGCLQPEIPAMWVACDVCGRWCHFLCVGMKKKPMQEYLCPICIAQYR; this is translated from the exons ATGTCCTACACAAGAAAAAACTATGCCTTCAGTAGCCAGTACAAGGCATACAAcccacaagtgccagcatttttGCATGATCGACCGAGAGCCTTTGTTAAGCACTGCCTGACAAAGATAAGTGCGGCCGCTCACTACAAATCAAAGGATGTCCAAAAGGTTGGTGAAAATATTTTTCAGgtgaaaagtgaaaattcctTACAATGGTATGAAGTGTTCCTTGGGGACTCAAAATCATTCCCCAAATGTCAATGTGCTGCATTTATGGAGAACCTCATGCCATGCAAACATCTCTTTGCAATATTTGCACACAGTGATGCCACCTGGAACAGCCTGAGTCCACTGTATGAAAACAGTGCATATTTTAACCTGGACTTGAGTTTTCTTTCAAAGGAAGTTCAGTACAAATCTTGCCTAAGAGATGATCAAGAAGTTGATACTGGGAGCCCTGTCCAACAGGAAGATGAGACAGACATCAGTGGTGAAGAAGCCAGTACCTGCAATCGGTATATCCATTCTACCCGGAAGTGCCTCAGAGAAAAACTGAAGGTTCTGCAGGATCTctcttttctctcctctgaTGTTGATGTCATGTCAAATGTCATCTCCCAACTCACACTGGCATGTGCTGAACTGGAACAGACCATACCAAGAGAAAGCCAGTTGCCTCTACACCAGTCTGGCAAGAAATCAGCCCTTCGTCCACTGcctcaaagaaagaaaaagatgaaaaaggCAAAACAGTCAAAGATGACAAACAGAACAG acccaccccccaaaaagAGGGTACATTTCGAAGCAACAGGCAGTGGTGACAAATCCAGTG AGACAGACCAACTCTTGCAAGAATTAAAACAATCTGAGAGGACCAACCTAAAAAGGATTCACAAGGAGCAACGTTACCATGTGTGTGGGGAGGTGTTGGAATACGATGATTTCAAAAGCCTTATCTACCCAAACTGGCTCAATGACAAG GTAATGAATGCATACCTCTCTGTACTACGTTCACAATGTAATACAAGTGATACCAACCACGTCTTCATCATCCCATCGTATCTAGCAGTTTTATGGGATGCTGGGAGATTTAACACATGGATGATGCGAGAG ATAAATCTGGTCATGTGTAAATGGATCTTCATGCCCATTAACATCACTAACAACCATTGGATTCTCTTGGTGGCCAATGTTCCACAGATGTCTGTGTCAATTCTTGACTCAATGGACACTGGAAAGGGTCTATCCTATGTAGGAAAATGGAA GAAGTTCATGCATAATCGCTCAAGGCTAGTTGGAGAGCTTGATGGAGAATGGAAGACTGGACATTTGATGTCAGCCCAACAGAAAGATGGGAACTCATGTGGGCCTTTTGTATTAATG AATGCTTTAGCATTGACTCGAGACAGCCTTTTAGAAAGTCTTACACATGAGCATGTACTGCTGACGAGGAAGTATGTCTTCACCATACTTAAGAAGAATGCATTGAAACCACCAGGGCTGAGGAAAAAGTGTGACATGCCTGGATGTCTTCAGCCTGAAATACCTGCAATGTGGGTAGCATGTGATGTATGTGGAAGATGGTGTCATTTCCTTTGTGtgggaatgaagaaaaaacccaTGCAAGAGTATTTGTGTCCCATATGCATAGCTCAATATAGATAG
- the LOC139982555 gene encoding uncharacterized protein: MTYSWPANPQRNIPVTSNSCLPDSQIKRGDNPTKCQFGVPELEFLGHKLSCKGISPLPEKVQSIAEFPKPNSLRKLREYLGLINFYRRFIPECSSILHPLTDILAGKKPKSAPIDWNDEASESFEESKRALANATLLTHPDSSKPLSLMVDASDKALGGVLQQNIEGVWHPISFFSQN; this comes from the coding sequence ACCCGTCACCTCAAACAGCTGTTTGCCAGACTCGCAGATTAAGAGGGGTGATAATCCAACGAAGTGTCAGTTCGGTGTTCCAGAACTCGAATTTCTTGGACACAAATTGAGCTGCAAAGGAATATCACCTCTCCCGGAGAAAGTACAATCCATAGCCGAATTTCCGAAACCAAATTCGTTACGCAAACTTCGAGAATATCTTGGACTTATCAACTTTTATAGGAGGTTCATCCCGGAATGTTCCAGTATTTTACACCCGTTAACAGACATATTAGCGGGAAAGAAGCCCAAGTCAGCACCGATTGACTGGAATGACGAAGCATCAGAATCATTCGAGGAGAGCAAACGAGCGCTCGCCAACGCAACTCTCCTTACACATCCCGACTCATCCAAACCCCTTTCATTAATGGTGGACGCCTCGGATAAAGCCTTAGGAGGCGTGTTACAGCAAAATATTGAAGGAGTTTGGCATCCAATCTCGTTTTTCTCCCAAAACTAA
- the LOC139982212 gene encoding uncharacterized protein isoform X4, whose amino-acid sequence MSYTRKNYAFSSQYKAYNPQVPAFLHDRPRAFVKHCLTKISAAAHYKSKDVQKEVQYKSCLRDDQEVDTGSPVQQEDETDISGEEASTCNRYIHSTRKCLREKLKVLQDLSFLSSDVDVMSNVISQLTLACAELEQTIPRESQLPLHQSGKKSALRPLPQRKKKMKKAKQSKMTNRTDPPPKKRVHFEATGSGDKSSETDQLLQELKQSERTNLKRIHKEQRYHVCGEVLEYDDFKSLIYPNWLNDKVMNAYLSVLRSQCNTSDTNHVFIIPSYLAVLWDAGRFNTWMMREINLVMCKWIFMPINITNNHWILLVANVPQMSVSILDSMDTGKGLSYVGKWKKFMHNRSRLVGELDGEWKTGHLMSAQQKDGNSCGPFVLMNALALTRDSLLESLTHEHVLLTRKYVFTILKKNALKPPGLRKKCDMPGCLQPEIPAMWVACDVCGRWCHFLCVGMKKKPMQEYLCPICIAQYR is encoded by the exons ATGTCCTACACAAGAAAAAACTATGCCTTCAGTAGCCAGTACAAGGCATACAAcccacaagtgccagcatttttGCATGATCGACCGAGAGCCTTTGTTAAGCACTGCCTGACAAAGATAAGTGCGGCCGCTCACTACAAATCAAAGGATGTCCAAAAG GAAGTTCAGTACAAATCTTGCCTAAGAGATGATCAAGAAGTTGATACTGGGAGCCCTGTCCAACAGGAAGATGAGACAGACATCAGTGGTGAAGAAGCCAGTACCTGCAATCGGTATATCCATTCTACCCGGAAGTGCCTCAGAGAAAAACTGAAGGTTCTGCAGGATCTctcttttctctcctctgaTGTTGATGTCATGTCAAATGTCATCTCCCAACTCACACTGGCATGTGCTGAACTGGAACAGACCATACCAAGAGAAAGCCAGTTGCCTCTACACCAGTCTGGCAAGAAATCAGCCCTTCGTCCACTGcctcaaagaaagaaaaagatgaaaaaggCAAAACAGTCAAAGATGACAAACAGAACAG acccaccccccaaaaagAGGGTACATTTCGAAGCAACAGGCAGTGGTGACAAATCCAGTG AGACAGACCAACTCTTGCAAGAATTAAAACAATCTGAGAGGACCAACCTAAAAAGGATTCACAAGGAGCAACGTTACCATGTGTGTGGGGAGGTGTTGGAATACGATGATTTCAAAAGCCTTATCTACCCAAACTGGCTCAATGACAAG GTAATGAATGCATACCTCTCTGTACTACGTTCACAATGTAATACAAGTGATACCAACCACGTCTTCATCATCCCATCGTATCTAGCAGTTTTATGGGATGCTGGGAGATTTAACACATGGATGATGCGAGAG ATAAATCTGGTCATGTGTAAATGGATCTTCATGCCCATTAACATCACTAACAACCATTGGATTCTCTTGGTGGCCAATGTTCCACAGATGTCTGTGTCAATTCTTGACTCAATGGACACTGGAAAGGGTCTATCCTATGTAGGAAAATGGAA GAAGTTCATGCATAATCGCTCAAGGCTAGTTGGAGAGCTTGATGGAGAATGGAAGACTGGACATTTGATGTCAGCCCAACAGAAAGATGGGAACTCATGTGGGCCTTTTGTATTAATG AATGCTTTAGCATTGACTCGAGACAGCCTTTTAGAAAGTCTTACACATGAGCATGTACTGCTGACGAGGAAGTATGTCTTCACCATACTTAAGAAGAATGCATTGAAACCACCAGGGCTGAGGAAAAAGTGTGACATGCCTGGATGTCTTCAGCCTGAAATACCTGCAATGTGGGTAGCATGTGATGTATGTGGAAGATGGTGTCATTTCCTTTGTGtgggaatgaagaaaaaacccaTGCAAGAGTATTTGTGTCCCATATGCATAGCTCAATATAGATAG
- the LOC139982214 gene encoding uncharacterized protein, whose protein sequence is MYNLRWKSTCRGGCMDERHSNIVSSHVRSNLHIHILTGIIKSTKDKFCTQTTPQMTTMGDDFVSGLVNSKYELQQLLECHSRVTLTSYAKWADDSKRKKAARNRILWKIEEIDENIPLQVTSREILNCQYGKPPKPKKNPIVNISDHNYGQPSRNRFYVQKSRKVGCPSKVYIRHITRYNAFKLSKTAGQREKQKTMEKLHQTIHSKEADTNPEQIIHVKLPLHQSQKNHKVSIESGFSKPIDAAVRDKIHEYVSLSITSVPLIKRVLKTFVESELCPANQVKPTSNDRAYFPSCHAIQNHVHHALVAGRFSGLDQENLENKVADWKEKEKSSNFFLRKCTSEESHEQASKHIREAHIFTERCFPLTDDNDLDDNSDEPYVRKNTFLFIYQTVQQKMLLERYGELVLLDATYRTTKYALPLFIMVVRTNVGYTPVATFICESETTAHIAEALSIIKEWNLR, encoded by the exons ATGTATAATTTAAGGTGGAAGAGCACATGTAGAGGGGGTTGCATGGATGAAAGGCATTCCAACATAGTCTCCTCCCACGTTCGATCAAATTTACACATCCACATTTTAACTGGCATTATAAAAAGTACCAAGGATAAATTCTGCACCCAAACTACCCCACAAATGACGACTATGGGCGATGATTTTGTGAGTGGTCTTGTGAATTCCAAATATGAGTTGCAACAACTACTGGAATGTCATAGTCGAGTAACATTGACATCATATGCAAAATG GGCAGATGAcagcaaaagaaagaaagctgCCAGGAACCGAATCCTGTGGAAAATTGAAGAGATTGATGAAAACATACCACTGCAAGTAACAAGCAGGGAAATATTGAACTGCCAGTATGGAAAACCAccaaaaccaaagaaaaatcCAATAGTGAAT ATCTCAGATCACAATTATGGCCAACCAAGCCGAAACAGATTCTATGTACAGAAAAGCCGGAAAGTTGGATGTCCATCTAAAGTCTACATAAGACACATCACAAG ATACAATGCATTCAAACTGTCAAAAACTGCTGGCCAAAGAGAAAAACAGAAGACAATGGAAAAACTACACCAGACGATTCACTCCAAAGAGGCTGATACCAATCCAGAGCAGATAATTCATGTCAAACTACCATTGCACCAATCCCAGAAAAATCACAAAGTGTCCATTGAAAGTGGTTTTTCCAAACCAATTGATGCAGCTGTAAGGGacaaaatacatgaatatgTCTCATTAAGTATCACATCAGTGCCATTAATTAAGCGAGTCCTTAAAACATTTGTGGAGTCGGAACTATGCCCAGCAAATCAGGTCAAACCAACATCAAATGACAGAGCATATTTTCCAAGCTGCCATGCcatccaaaaccatgtgcatcATGCATTAGTTGCAGGTAGATTTTCTGGACTGGACCAAGAAAATCTGGAAAATAAAGTTGCTGAttggaaagagaaagaaaagtcaTCGAACTTCTTCCTTCGGAAATGCACGAGCGAGGAAAGTCATGAACAAGCGTCAAAACATATCAGAGAGGCACACATTTTTACAGAAAGATGTTTTCCCCTAACTGATGATAACGATTTAGATGATAATAGTGATGAGCCATATGTAAGGAAAAACACTTTCCTCTTCATCTACCAGACAGTGCAACAGAAGATGCTACTAGAAAGATATGGAGAACTAGTACTGCTTGATGCCACCTACCGTACAACTAAATATGCCCTCCCCTTATTCATAATGGTTGTAAGGACAAATGTTGGTTATACACCTGTTGCAACATTTATCTGTGAGAGTGAGACGACTGCACATATTGCAGAGGCCCTTTCAATCATCAAGGAGTGGAACCTTCGGTGA
- the LOC139982212 gene encoding uncharacterized protein isoform X2 — protein MSYTRKNYAFSSQYKAYNPQVPAFLHDRPRAFVKHCLTKISAAAHYKSKDVQKVGENIFQVKSENSLQWYEVFLGDSKSFPKCQCAAFMENLMPCKHLFAIFAHSDATWNSLSPLYENSAYFNLDLSFLSKEVQYKSCLRDDQEVDTGSPVQQEDETDISGEEASTCNRYIHSTRKCLREKLKVLQDLSFLSSDVDVMSNVISQLTLACAELEQTIPRESQLPLHQSGKKSALRPLPQRKKKMKKAKQSKMTNRTETDQLLQELKQSERTNLKRIHKEQRYHVCGEVLEYDDFKSLIYPNWLNDKVMNAYLSVLRSQCNTSDTNHVFIIPSYLAVLWDAGRFNTWMMREINLVMCKWIFMPINITNNHWILLVANVPQMSVSILDSMDTGKGLSYVGKWKKFMHNRSRLVGELDGEWKTGHLMSAQQKDGNSCGPFVLMNALALTRDSLLESLTHEHVLLTRKYVFTILKKNALKPPGLRKKCDMPGCLQPEIPAMWVACDVCGRWCHFLCVGMKKKPMQEYLCPICIAQYR, from the exons ATGTCCTACACAAGAAAAAACTATGCCTTCAGTAGCCAGTACAAGGCATACAAcccacaagtgccagcatttttGCATGATCGACCGAGAGCCTTTGTTAAGCACTGCCTGACAAAGATAAGTGCGGCCGCTCACTACAAATCAAAGGATGTCCAAAAGGTTGGTGAAAATATTTTTCAGgtgaaaagtgaaaattcctTACAATGGTATGAAGTGTTCCTTGGGGACTCAAAATCATTCCCCAAATGTCAATGTGCTGCATTTATGGAGAACCTCATGCCATGCAAACATCTCTTTGCAATATTTGCACACAGTGATGCCACCTGGAACAGCCTGAGTCCACTGTATGAAAACAGTGCATATTTTAACCTGGACTTGAGTTTTCTTTCAAAGGAAGTTCAGTACAAATCTTGCCTAAGAGATGATCAAGAAGTTGATACTGGGAGCCCTGTCCAACAGGAAGATGAGACAGACATCAGTGGTGAAGAAGCCAGTACCTGCAATCGGTATATCCATTCTACCCGGAAGTGCCTCAGAGAAAAACTGAAGGTTCTGCAGGATCTctcttttctctcctctgaTGTTGATGTCATGTCAAATGTCATCTCCCAACTCACACTGGCATGTGCTGAACTGGAACAGACCATACCAAGAGAAAGCCAGTTGCCTCTACACCAGTCTGGCAAGAAATCAGCCCTTCGTCCACTGcctcaaagaaagaaaaagatgaaaaaggCAAAACAGTCAAAGATGACAAACAGAACAG AGACAGACCAACTCTTGCAAGAATTAAAACAATCTGAGAGGACCAACCTAAAAAGGATTCACAAGGAGCAACGTTACCATGTGTGTGGGGAGGTGTTGGAATACGATGATTTCAAAAGCCTTATCTACCCAAACTGGCTCAATGACAAG GTAATGAATGCATACCTCTCTGTACTACGTTCACAATGTAATACAAGTGATACCAACCACGTCTTCATCATCCCATCGTATCTAGCAGTTTTATGGGATGCTGGGAGATTTAACACATGGATGATGCGAGAG ATAAATCTGGTCATGTGTAAATGGATCTTCATGCCCATTAACATCACTAACAACCATTGGATTCTCTTGGTGGCCAATGTTCCACAGATGTCTGTGTCAATTCTTGACTCAATGGACACTGGAAAGGGTCTATCCTATGTAGGAAAATGGAA GAAGTTCATGCATAATCGCTCAAGGCTAGTTGGAGAGCTTGATGGAGAATGGAAGACTGGACATTTGATGTCAGCCCAACAGAAAGATGGGAACTCATGTGGGCCTTTTGTATTAATG AATGCTTTAGCATTGACTCGAGACAGCCTTTTAGAAAGTCTTACACATGAGCATGTACTGCTGACGAGGAAGTATGTCTTCACCATACTTAAGAAGAATGCATTGAAACCACCAGGGCTGAGGAAAAAGTGTGACATGCCTGGATGTCTTCAGCCTGAAATACCTGCAATGTGGGTAGCATGTGATGTATGTGGAAGATGGTGTCATTTCCTTTGTGtgggaatgaagaaaaaacccaTGCAAGAGTATTTGTGTCCCATATGCATAGCTCAATATAGATAG